Part of the Cryptosporangium arvum DSM 44712 genome, CACTCTCCGGCGCCTTGCACGTCGCGGAAGGCGCCTCGGCAGCCTGCGTCCGGGCTGCCGCACTCGCCGCCGAGAACGGCGCGACGCTCACCGAATGCACGACAACCGGCACGCACGTGATCGTCACCACGGCCGTCCCGCCAACCGGCCCGGCCGCCCTGATCGGTCGAGCCACCGCCACTGCCCACGCCGGCCCAGTGATTCCGCCCGTCCGGCCGCCGTGAAGCCGATCGGGTCAGCCTTA contains:
- a CDS encoding Rv3654c family TadE-like protein; translated protein: MTDSRGSASVLALGVGLALLLVGLGFQSVGAAAVARHRAGLAADLAALSGALHVAEGASAACVRAAALAAENGATLTECTTTGTHVIVTTAVPPTGPAALIGRATATAHAGPVIPPVRPP